Proteins co-encoded in one Zymomonas mobilis subsp. mobilis ATCC 10988 genomic window:
- the tsf gene encoding translation elongation factor Ts, whose product MAEITAAAVKALRERTGAGMMDCKKALNEANGEMEAAVDWLRAKGLAAAAKKSGRQAAEGLVGVMIDGTKGAVLEVNSETDFVAKNEKFQDFVKGVTALVLEHGSDIDTLSKAPHPAGGSVNDVLTANIATIGENQALRRAALLEVENGVVVPYIHNQVAPGVGKIGVLVALESEAPSDFLESLGKQIAMHVAAATPLALDEDSLDDAAVERERAIAQEKAAESGKPAEIVTRMVEGAVAKYRKENALLSQIFVVDGKTRVSDVVSKAAKETGKPITLKQFVRFQLGEGIEKQETDFAAEVAAAAGV is encoded by the coding sequence ATGGCGGAGATTACCGCTGCAGCCGTGAAAGCTCTGCGTGAGCGCACTGGCGCAGGCATGATGGATTGTAAAAAAGCCCTCAACGAAGCCAATGGCGAAATGGAAGCCGCTGTTGACTGGCTGCGTGCCAAAGGTTTGGCTGCCGCTGCGAAAAAATCAGGCCGTCAGGCTGCTGAAGGTCTCGTCGGTGTTATGATCGATGGTACCAAAGGTGCCGTTCTCGAAGTCAACAGTGAAACCGATTTCGTTGCCAAAAACGAAAAATTTCAGGACTTCGTCAAAGGTGTTACCGCTCTTGTTCTCGAACATGGCAGCGATATCGACACCCTTTCCAAGGCTCCACACCCAGCCGGTGGTTCCGTCAACGATGTTCTGACCGCCAATATCGCAACGATCGGTGAAAATCAGGCTCTGCGTCGTGCGGCTCTTCTTGAAGTCGAAAACGGTGTTGTTGTTCCTTATATTCACAATCAGGTTGCACCAGGCGTTGGTAAAATCGGCGTTTTGGTTGCTCTCGAAAGTGAAGCTCCTAGCGATTTCCTCGAATCTTTGGGCAAGCAGATTGCTATGCATGTTGCCGCTGCTACCCCGTTAGCTTTGGATGAAGATTCTCTGGACGATGCTGCTGTTGAACGCGAACGCGCTATTGCACAGGAAAAAGCCGCAGAATCTGGTAAGCCCGCTGAAATCGTGACCCGCATGGTCGAAGGTGCTGTTGCGAAATATCGCAAAGAAAATGCCCTTCTCAGCCAGATCTTCGTTGTTGATGGAAAAACCCGCGTTTCCGATGTTGTCAGCAAGGCCGCTAAAGAAACCGGTAAGCCGATCACGCTGAAACAGTTTGTTCGCTTCCAGCTCGGTGAAGGCATCGAAAAGCAGGAAACTGACTTCGCTGCTGAAGTCGCTGCTGCTGCTGGCGTCTAA